Genomic segment of Bifidobacterium lemurum:
GCCCTGGCCGATCCACCGAATTCCTCAACACCTACCTCTATAAAGCCGGTGTTCAGCAATTCAATGGAGGGCTGTCCGCGGCCATCGGAGTGATGGTGCTCATCATCGCCGTGGCGCTGTCCCTCATCCAGATGGCGGTCTCCAATCGCATGAGCAAATAGGCACAGAAGGAAGGACAGACTATTATGAGGCGCAAAACCAGCACGACGGTGATTATGTACGCCGTCCTCGCGTTCTTCTTCATCATTTGGATTTTCCCGATCTATACCGCCATCACCAAATCATTGCAGGTCGGAGGGTGGAATAGCTATCTCTCCGTAATCAGCAACGAAGATGTGCACTACTTCCGCGTGGTGTTCAACAGCTTCTTCATCTCGGTGGCCACTGCCGCGATTGTCGTGCTCATCACCTCGTTGGCCGGCTTCGCATTCGCGAAGATGAAATTTGCCGGCTCACGAGTGCTGTATGTGCTGCTGCTGGCCTGTATGGCGGTGCCGATTGCTTCGGTGACCATGCCGTTGTTCTTCACCATCAAAACCTTCCATCTGACCAACACCTATCTCGGCATCATCATCCCTCTGGTCGCGTTCAACGCGTTGCAGATGCTGCTGCTCTGGAAGAACTATTTCGACGGCATCCCCGATGAGATTATCGAGGCCGCCCGAGTCGACGGATGCTCCACTCTGCGCATCTATGGGCGTATCCTCATGCCGTTGTCCACTCCGATGATCGCGACCACCGGCGTGCTCACATTCGTCTACAGCTGGAACGAATACCTTATTCCGTTGCTGCTGATTCGCGACGAGTCGAAATATACGGTCACGCTTGCTTCCACCTACTTCATGGAAACACGTAGCCAGACCCCCGAAATGGTGGCTCAGGAATACGCTGCGCTGATTCTGATGACGATTCCATCCATCATCGTCTACCTGATCAGCCAGAAGTGGTTGCAGGCGGGCATCACGTCCGGTGCGGTCAAGAGCTGAGGGGAACGGATATGACTATCGCTACCATTGCGCCTTCCATGCGACTTACGAGCCTAGACAAGGACATTCATGTCGAAGCGCCGATCACGCCGAAACCACTGATGGGACGCAGCTACGCCAATCCCGTTCCATACAGCGATGGAGGGAAGCACACCGCTCCCGATCCGTTTGTGTTGCGTTACCGCAATAGGTACTACTGCTACGCCACCGACGAGCATGGTATTTTGGTGAGCACCTCGCCGGATTTGGTGCGCTGGACATCCCATGGGTATGCCTATGTTGAACAAGGACGCCGCAACTTCTGGGCGCCATCGGTGATTCTGCTCAATGGCGTATTCCATATGTACTTCTCGAA
This window contains:
- a CDS encoding carbohydrate ABC transporter permease, with amino-acid sequence MRRKTSTTVIMYAVLAFFFIIWIFPIYTAITKSLQVGGWNSYLSVISNEDVHYFRVVFNSFFISVATAAIVVLITSLAGFAFAKMKFAGSRVLYVLLLACMAVPIASVTMPLFFTIKTFHLTNTYLGIIIPLVAFNALQMLLLWKNYFDGIPDEIIEAARVDGCSTLRIYGRILMPLSTPMIATTGVLTFVYSWNEYLIPLLLIRDESKYTVTLASTYFMETRSQTPEMVAQEYAALILMTIPSIIVYLISQKWLQAGITSGAVKS